One Methylosinus sp. C49 DNA segment encodes these proteins:
- the rnhA gene encoding ribonuclease HI — MSGRVAIWTDGACSGNPGPGGWGAILRFGEREKEICGGETGTTNNRMELTAAIEALEALTRPCNVDLHTDSQYLRDGITSWLKGWKARGWKTADRKPVKNVDLWTRLDVATERHEIAWHWVRGHAGDEMNERADALARKGMAPFQTKTR; from the coding sequence ATGAGCGGGCGCGTCGCCATTTGGACGGATGGAGCCTGCTCCGGCAATCCCGGCCCCGGCGGCTGGGGCGCGATTCTGCGTTTCGGCGAGCGCGAGAAGGAGATTTGCGGCGGCGAGACGGGGACCACCAACAACCGCATGGAGCTGACCGCCGCGATCGAGGCGCTGGAAGCGCTGACGCGGCCCTGCAATGTCGATCTGCACACGGATTCGCAATATTTGCGCGACGGGATCACCTCCTGGCTGAAGGGCTGGAAGGCGCGCGGCTGGAAGACGGCCGACCGCAAGCCGGTCAAGAATGTCGATCTGTGGACGCGTCTCGACGTTGCGACCGAGCGTCACGAGATCGCCTGGCATTGGGTGCGCGGCCACGCCGGCGACGAGATGAACGAGCGCGCCGACGCTCTCGCCCGCAAGGGCATGGCGCCGTTTCAGACGAAAACGCGCTGA
- a CDS encoding MaoC family dehydratase, with protein MSGAYLPAVGERLPDWRIGPFDAAALTAYAEASGDANPLHLDDALARAIGFPAPPVHGMKLLAAFEPLLSAWRRDLFLARLSGKFVQPVLRGEAVTLTARVLRSSPEEGVFLRLLAYGETRAPAIVGEALMTLPRKLRR; from the coding sequence GTGAGCGGCGCCTATCTGCCCGCGGTCGGCGAACGCCTGCCGGACTGGCGGATCGGCCCCTTCGACGCCGCCGCGCTCACCGCCTATGCGGAGGCCTCGGGCGACGCCAATCCGCTGCATCTCGACGATGCTCTCGCGCGCGCCATCGGCTTTCCCGCGCCGCCGGTCCATGGCATGAAGCTTCTCGCCGCCTTCGAGCCGCTGCTCAGCGCCTGGCGGCGCGATCTGTTTCTGGCGCGGCTCTCCGGCAAATTCGTGCAGCCGGTGCTGCGCGGCGAGGCGGTGACGCTCACCGCCCGCGTGCTGCGCTCATCCCCCGAGGAGGGAGTGTTCTTGCGACTTCTGGCCTATGGCGAAACGCGCGCGCCGGCGATCGTCGGCGAGGCGCTGATGACCCTGCCGCGAAAGCTCCGCCGGTGA
- a CDS encoding Flp family type IVb pilin, translating to MPNCLRRFLADESGATTLEYAMIGFFLSIVILAATRIIGTKLSAAYYLPVANNLT from the coding sequence ATGCCGAATTGCCTGCGACGATTTCTGGCCGACGAGAGCGGAGCGACCACACTCGAATATGCGATGATTGGCTTTTTTCTCTCGATCGTGATCCTGGCGGCGACGCGCATCATCGGCACCAAGCTCTCGGCGGCCTATTATCTGCCCGTCGCCAATAATCTGACCTGA
- the ispH gene encoding 4-hydroxy-3-methylbut-2-enyl diphosphate reductase gives MNIQHRPSSKPPLKILLCSPRGFCAGVVRAIDAVERALAKFGPPVYVRHEIVHNRYVVEALKAKGAIFVEELEEVPDTKAPVIFSAHGVAKSVSAEAASRNLLAIDATCPLVTKVHREAEIHHKRGRKVLLVGHSGHPEVVGTMGQLPPGAVVLVESVQAVAELRLEDVADLAYVTQTTLSLDDSQEIVSALTRRFPQIVGPHKEDICYATTNRQGAVKQVAPQVDAVIVVGSPNSSNSQRLREVAERAGAPAQLVQGRSEIDWSMFTGIGSLGISAGASAPEVLVEEIMEAFAERYEISVETVSAALEDVAFPLPKELRAHA, from the coding sequence ATGAATATTCAGCATCGCCCGTCGTCAAAGCCGCCGTTGAAGATTCTGCTGTGCTCGCCGCGGGGCTTTTGCGCCGGCGTCGTGCGCGCGATCGACGCGGTGGAGCGGGCGCTCGCCAAATTCGGCCCGCCCGTCTATGTGCGGCACGAGATCGTCCATAATCGCTATGTGGTCGAGGCGCTGAAGGCCAAGGGCGCGATCTTCGTCGAGGAGCTGGAGGAGGTGCCGGACACCAAGGCGCCGGTGATTTTCTCCGCCCATGGCGTCGCCAAATCCGTTTCCGCCGAGGCGGCCTCGCGCAATCTTCTGGCGATCGACGCCACCTGCCCGCTGGTGACGAAGGTGCATCGCGAGGCGGAGATTCATCACAAGCGTGGGCGAAAAGTGCTGCTCGTCGGCCATTCCGGCCACCCGGAAGTGGTGGGTACAATGGGCCAGCTGCCGCCGGGCGCGGTGGTGCTGGTCGAATCGGTCCAGGCGGTGGCAGAGCTGCGGCTCGAGGATGTGGCCGATCTCGCCTATGTGACGCAGACTACTCTGTCGCTCGACGATTCGCAGGAGATCGTCAGCGCGCTGACGCGGCGCTTCCCGCAGATCGTCGGCCCGCACAAGGAGGACATCTGCTATGCGACCACCAATCGCCAGGGAGCGGTCAAGCAGGTCGCGCCGCAGGTCGATGCGGTGATCGTGGTCGGCTCGCCCAATTCCTCCAACTCGCAGCGCCTGCGCGAGGTGGCGGAGCGCGCCGGCGCGCCCGCCCAGCTCGTCCAGGGCCGCAGCGAGATCGACTGGAGCATGTTCACCGGCATAGGCTCGCTCGGCATCAGCGCCGGCGCCTCGGCGCCAGAGGTGCTCGTCGAGGAGATCATGGAGGCTTTCGCCGAGCGCTATGAGATCTCGGTCGAGACCGTGTCCGCCGCGCTGGAGGATGTCGCCTTCCCGCTTCCCAAGGAGCTGCGCGCGCACGCTTGA
- a CDS encoding protein-disulfide reductase DsbD domain-containing protein, whose amino-acid sequence MHSRNLAAALAATSLALASLAGPAAAQDADFATPFARAAHSAARLLSAGAPSGGVYRLGVEIALDPGTVTYWRSPGDAGAPPVLDFSGSENVAAVETLYPAPKHIAEAGMTVAGYDESLVFPLRVTAKKTGAPVVLKLALDYAACAQICLPAKAKLSLALPQAGASPFAERLAAAETLVPRPIGAGEAQKIVEIARAGAGAWRLRYLGPGKAADVFIEAPEPYIIDSAADGKGGFELKLGEGKQQGAIEARATIRTEKGGVELPLKLD is encoded by the coding sequence ATGCATTCACGAAACCTGGCGGCGGCGCTCGCCGCGACCTCGCTCGCGCTGGCCTCGCTCGCCGGGCCGGCGGCGGCGCAGGACGCCGACTTCGCCACCCCCTTCGCCCGCGCCGCGCATTCGGCTGCCCGTCTCCTCTCGGCCGGCGCGCCGAGCGGCGGCGTCTATCGCCTGGGCGTCGAGATCGCGCTCGATCCGGGAACCGTCACCTATTGGCGCAGCCCCGGCGACGCCGGCGCGCCGCCCGTCCTCGATTTCTCGGGCTCTGAGAATGTCGCCGCCGTGGAGACGCTCTATCCCGCGCCCAAGCATATCGCCGAGGCCGGAATGACGGTCGCCGGCTATGACGAGAGCCTGGTTTTTCCGCTGCGCGTCACCGCGAAAAAGACGGGCGCGCCCGTCGTGCTGAAGCTGGCGCTGGACTACGCCGCCTGCGCGCAAATCTGCCTGCCTGCCAAGGCGAAGCTCTCCTTGGCGCTGCCGCAGGCGGGCGCCTCGCCCTTCGCGGAGCGGCTGGCGGCGGCGGAGACTTTGGTTCCCCGGCCGATCGGCGCCGGCGAGGCGCAGAAAATCGTGGAGATCGCGAGGGCCGGCGCAGGCGCCTGGCGGCTGCGCTATCTCGGGCCGGGCAAGGCCGCGGATGTCTTCATCGAGGCGCCAGAGCCCTACATCATCGACAGCGCGGCCGATGGAAAAGGCGGGTTCGAGCTGAAGCTCGGCGAAGGAAAGCAGCAGGGCGCCATCGAAGCCCGCGCGACGATCCGCACCGAAAAGGGCGGGGTGGAGCTGCCGCTGAAGCTGGATTGA
- a CDS encoding glutamate--cysteine ligase: MARDVNDTTPITSRNALVEWFEAGVKTPDDLNVGTEHEKIAFFGESRAPVPYTSPAGGIKDLLEGLGAALGWEPITDREAIIGLFDPHGIGAISLEPGGQFELSGAPLPTVHGTKAELDVHFAALEPVARRFGISFLDLGASPKWRRSETPAMPKQRYGIMAAYMPKVGSLGLDMMFRTATIQVNLDYTSEKDMVDKLRVGLALQPMVTALFANSPFIDGEPTGFLSQRSEIWRDTDGDRTGMLPFAFEPGMGFERYVDYALDVPLYFVKRGEVYHDVAGASFRDLLDGKLAALPGERATMSDWANHLGAIFPEARLKRYLEMRGADGGPRSHMTALPALFVGLFYDRAALDGALALIEGWSAEEREALRADVPRLALEARIGGRRALDIARDMLALARGGLARRAKLDAQGRDETIYLAPLEEIAETGRTLAQQRLEAYHGRWGRSVDPAFTDCLL, encoded by the coding sequence ATGGCTCGCGACGTAAACGATACGACGCCGATCACGTCGCGCAATGCGCTCGTGGAGTGGTTCGAGGCCGGCGTTAAGACGCCCGACGACCTCAACGTCGGGACAGAACATGAGAAGATCGCGTTTTTCGGCGAGAGCCGCGCGCCGGTTCCCTATACGTCGCCGGCCGGCGGCATAAAGGATCTGCTGGAAGGGCTGGGCGCGGCGCTCGGCTGGGAGCCGATCACCGACCGCGAGGCGATCATCGGCCTCTTCGATCCGCATGGCATAGGAGCCATATCTCTGGAGCCGGGTGGTCAGTTCGAGCTCTCCGGCGCGCCGCTGCCCACTGTCCATGGAACGAAGGCCGAGCTCGACGTCCATTTCGCGGCGCTGGAGCCGGTGGCGCGCCGTTTCGGCATATCCTTCCTCGATCTCGGCGCGAGCCCGAAGTGGCGGCGCAGCGAGACCCCGGCGATGCCCAAGCAGCGCTATGGGATCATGGCCGCCTATATGCCGAAGGTCGGCTCGCTCGGTCTCGACATGATGTTCCGCACGGCGACCATTCAGGTCAATCTCGACTATACGTCCGAGAAAGATATGGTCGACAAGCTGCGCGTCGGCCTGGCGCTGCAGCCGATGGTCACGGCGCTCTTCGCCAATTCGCCCTTCATCGACGGCGAGCCGACCGGCTTTCTGTCGCAGCGCTCAGAGATCTGGCGCGACACCGACGGCGACCGCACGGGAATGCTGCCCTTCGCCTTCGAGCCCGGCATGGGCTTCGAGCGCTATGTGGATTACGCGCTCGACGTGCCGCTCTATTTCGTGAAGCGCGGCGAGGTCTATCACGACGTCGCCGGCGCCAGCTTCCGCGACCTGTTGGACGGCAAGCTCGCCGCTTTGCCGGGCGAGCGCGCGACAATGTCGGACTGGGCCAATCACCTCGGCGCCATCTTCCCGGAGGCGCGGCTGAAGCGCTATCTCGAGATGCGCGGCGCCGATGGCGGGCCGCGCTCCCACATGACCGCTCTGCCGGCGCTCTTCGTCGGCCTCTTCTACGATCGCGCGGCGCTGGACGGCGCTCTCGCGCTGATCGAGGGCTGGAGCGCCGAGGAGCGCGAGGCGCTGCGCGCCGATGTTCCCCGCCTCGCGCTGGAGGCGCGCATCGGCGGACGCCGGGCGCTCGACATTGCGCGCGATATGCTGGCTCTGGCCCGCGGCGGCCTCGCCCGCCGGGCGAAGCTGGATGCGCAAGGCCGCGACGAGACCATCTATCTCGCGCCGCTGGAGGAGATCGCCGAGACGGGCCGCACCTTGGCCCAGCAGCGGCTCGAGGCCTATCACGGAAGATGGGGCCGCTCGGTCGATCCGGCCTTCACGGATTGCCTGCTGTAA
- a CDS encoding MaoC family dehydratase, whose protein sequence is MAESSESGDARIGPLRVVADEERIARYRRETGFPDTLEKIVPVAFPTVWMTAEEIEIAIRDFLADANVVAVHESQSFHYFAPLRVGESYDLTVSMRREAEPPRLAVNGNLTTIGGEPRLHAETLLRLVPRPAGLGSAP, encoded by the coding sequence ATGGCCGAATCGTCCGAGAGCGGCGATGCGCGGATCGGCCCGCTGCGCGTCGTGGCGGATGAGGAGCGCATCGCGCGCTACCGCCGCGAGACCGGCTTTCCCGACACGCTCGAGAAGATCGTGCCGGTCGCCTTTCCCACCGTGTGGATGACGGCCGAGGAGATCGAGATCGCGATCCGCGATTTTTTGGCGGACGCCAATGTGGTTGCGGTGCACGAGTCGCAGAGCTTCCATTATTTCGCGCCGCTGCGCGTCGGCGAAAGCTATGATCTGACGGTCTCCATGCGCCGCGAGGCGGAGCCGCCGCGCCTCGCCGTCAACGGCAACCTCACGACGATCGGCGGCGAGCCGCGCCTGCACGCCGAGACGCTTCTGCGCCTCGTGCCGCGCCCGGCGGGCCTCGGGAGCGCCCCGTGA
- a CDS encoding YqgE/AlgH family protein, translated as MLVAMPGMVDERFARSVIYLCAHSEDGAMGIVVNQPSQVRNFPDLLVQLQIIAPQERISLPKETETIQVLQGGPVQTDRGFVLHSSDFFIDNSTLPIDDGVSLTATIDILRAIASGEGPNQALLALGYAGWDPGQLENEIQHNGWLNCPADPAILFDTDLESKYARALRLIGIDLARLSSAAGHA; from the coding sequence ATGCTGGTGGCGATGCCCGGAATGGTCGACGAGCGTTTCGCGCGCTCGGTCATCTATCTCTGCGCCCATTCGGAAGACGGCGCCATGGGCATTGTCGTCAATCAGCCCTCGCAGGTCCGCAATTTCCCCGATCTTCTGGTGCAGCTGCAGATCATCGCGCCGCAGGAGCGCATCAGCCTGCCCAAGGAGACCGAGACGATCCAAGTGCTGCAGGGCGGCCCGGTGCAGACCGACCGCGGCTTCGTGCTGCATTCCTCGGATTTCTTCATCGACAATTCGACGCTGCCGATCGACGATGGCGTGTCCTTGACCGCCACCATCGACATTCTGCGCGCCATCGCCTCCGGCGAGGGACCAAATCAGGCGCTGCTGGCGCTGGGCTACGCCGGCTGGGACCCTGGCCAGCTCGAGAATGAGATCCAGCACAATGGCTGGCTCAACTGCCCGGCCGACCCCGCCATATTGTTCGACACCGATCTCGAGTCGAAATATGCGCGCGCCCTGCGCCTCATCGGCATAGATCTGGCGCGGCTGTCCTCGGCCGCGGGACATGCGTGA
- a CDS encoding glycosyltransferase: MIDSILSSLVVLSAVFWACSALLLLLSVTAALIHPWLVAMRGTSREQPPVSLVLPVKMLDQSFERAQESALAQTYPQLEALASATEADSPAIAAMRDIFARHPQIESRILHSTARFAASPKVDNLFAPVNAARNDVIFMKDSNIVLEPDDLSETMRHLKPGVGMVCAIPYAARPENFAALVEAGIMNGPHQRMLFAASALGGGFGVGKIMLFRRSDFLRAGGFAAIAHTVGEDNATAKALGRIKLRTVFSHRLVRQELGERDLRDVYNRQLRWSVVRRDDEILSFLAEPFCQALPAFAAAAIGSPLAGVTPMTALTVTFGLWLSSETLLSIAKGWKVSWSAPVIFLTREALMFAVWLHAWTATKVVWARTTIDTRSCGEAAAATEPQVAKEEG, from the coding sequence GTGATCGACAGCATCTTGTCTTCGCTCGTCGTTCTGTCGGCTGTGTTCTGGGCCTGCTCCGCCTTGCTGCTGCTTCTCTCGGTGACGGCGGCGCTCATCCATCCCTGGCTCGTCGCCATGCGCGGAACCAGCCGGGAGCAGCCGCCCGTCTCGCTCGTCCTGCCGGTGAAAATGCTGGACCAGAGCTTCGAGCGCGCTCAAGAATCGGCGCTCGCGCAGACTTATCCACAATTGGAGGCGCTGGCCTCGGCGACGGAGGCGGACTCCCCCGCCATAGCGGCGATGCGCGACATTTTCGCGCGTCACCCGCAGATCGAGTCGCGCATTCTCCACTCCACCGCGCGTTTCGCCGCGAGTCCCAAGGTCGACAATCTCTTCGCGCCCGTCAATGCGGCGCGCAACGATGTGATCTTCATGAAGGACTCCAACATCGTGCTGGAGCCGGACGACCTTTCCGAGACGATGCGCCATTTGAAGCCCGGCGTCGGCATGGTCTGCGCCATTCCCTATGCGGCGCGGCCGGAGAATTTCGCCGCTCTGGTCGAGGCCGGCATAATGAACGGCCCGCATCAGCGGATGCTGTTCGCGGCCTCCGCGCTCGGCGGCGGCTTCGGCGTCGGCAAGATCATGCTGTTTCGCCGCAGCGATTTTCTGCGCGCCGGCGGCTTTGCGGCCATCGCCCATACGGTGGGCGAGGACAACGCCACCGCCAAGGCGCTGGGCCGCATCAAGCTTCGCACCGTCTTCTCGCATCGGCTGGTGCGCCAGGAATTGGGCGAGCGCGATCTCCGCGACGTCTATAATCGGCAATTGCGCTGGAGCGTGGTGCGCCGCGACGACGAGATCCTCTCCTTCCTGGCCGAGCCCTTCTGCCAGGCGCTGCCGGCCTTCGCGGCGGCGGCGATCGGCTCGCCGCTCGCCGGCGTGACGCCGATGACGGCCTTGACCGTCACTTTTGGTCTGTGGCTAAGCTCGGAGACGCTGCTTTCCATCGCCAAGGGGTGGAAGGTATCTTGGTCCGCGCCGGTGATTTTTCTGACGCGCGAGGCGTTGATGTTCGCAGTGTGGCTGCACGCTTGGACAGCCACCAAGGTCGTCTGGGCCAGGACGACGATCGACACGCGCTCCTGCGGCGAGGCGGCCGCCGCGACGGAGCCGCAAGTCGCGAAGGAAGAAGGATAA
- a CDS encoding SDR family NAD(P)-dependent oxidoreductase, with amino-acid sequence MKRGARRILVTGASSGIGRALALRYAQEGRSLALFGRDAARLEAVAADCRAKGAEVDVSIADVRDRAAMAERIAAADAREPLDLVIANAGVSTGLSRGQIAEDPEAVRGTLSINVLGVFNTVEPAIDVMTARGRGQIAVVGSMAGLRGLPYSPAYCASKAAVHLYADSLRGALAPHGVHVSLIVPGFVATPMTDKLQAWQAGKVSDEKAAEIIMRGLDRRAAVIAFPLFVYYAMKLFAMLPPRTVDSVMRLFEVSVPQTHEREKP; translated from the coding sequence GTGAAGCGCGGGGCGCGGCGCATTCTCGTCACCGGCGCGTCCAGCGGCATCGGCCGCGCGCTGGCGCTGCGCTATGCGCAGGAGGGGCGCAGCCTCGCCCTCTTCGGCCGCGACGCCGCGCGGCTGGAGGCGGTCGCCGCCGACTGCCGGGCCAAGGGCGCCGAGGTGGACGTCTCCATCGCCGATGTGCGCGACCGCGCCGCAATGGCGGAGCGCATCGCCGCGGCGGATGCGCGCGAGCCGCTCGATCTCGTCATCGCCAACGCCGGCGTCTCCACCGGCCTCTCCCGCGGCCAGATCGCCGAGGATCCCGAGGCCGTGCGCGGAACGCTGTCGATCAATGTGCTCGGCGTGTTCAACACGGTGGAGCCCGCCATCGACGTGATGACGGCCCGGGGACGCGGGCAGATTGCCGTCGTGGGCTCCATGGCCGGGCTGCGCGGCCTGCCCTATTCGCCCGCCTATTGCGCCAGCAAGGCGGCGGTTCACCTCTATGCGGATTCGCTGCGCGGCGCGCTCGCCCCGCATGGCGTGCATGTGAGCCTGATCGTCCCCGGCTTCGTGGCGACGCCGATGACCGACAAGCTGCAAGCGTGGCAGGCCGGCAAGGTCAGCGACGAGAAAGCGGCGGAGATCATCATGCGCGGTCTGGACAGACGTGCGGCGGTGATCGCCTTTCCGCTCTTCGTCTATTATGCGATGAAGCTGTTTGCGATGCTGCCGCCCCGCACTGTCGATTCGGTCATGCGGCTCTTCGAAGTGTCCGTGCCTCAGACCCATGAACGGGAGAAGCCGTGA
- a CDS encoding DUF937 domain-containing protein — MSNIVDIIQSAQGGQIIENLSDRFGLASWQTRSAVESLLPALVAALRKAAEEPDSLRPVLDAANDSAHRAAFESAEEAHSQASVEGGDAIVAHLFGSASAAGEVSQFVARDSGLRADVLQRLLPVLVSVAAGGLGSTLERQSAAEPPAPTPAPAPAPSGGWLSALFGTLFGTKPAAQPQAAPPAEPVDALEAALTKIRETLAPAAGAEQQAGLDELLGRIFASAKG, encoded by the coding sequence ATGTCGAATATCGTCGATATAATACAGTCCGCTCAAGGCGGCCAGATCATCGAAAATCTCTCCGATCGCTTCGGCCTCGCGTCCTGGCAGACGCGATCGGCGGTCGAATCGCTGCTGCCGGCGCTGGTCGCGGCGCTGCGCAAGGCGGCCGAAGAGCCCGATTCGCTGCGCCCCGTCCTCGACGCCGCCAATGATTCCGCTCATCGCGCCGCTTTCGAGAGCGCCGAGGAGGCCCATTCGCAGGCCAGCGTCGAGGGCGGCGACGCCATTGTCGCGCATCTCTTCGGCTCCGCCTCGGCCGCCGGCGAGGTCTCGCAATTCGTCGCGCGCGACAGCGGCCTGCGCGCCGATGTGCTGCAGCGCCTGCTGCCGGTTCTCGTCTCCGTCGCCGCCGGCGGCCTCGGCTCGACGCTAGAGCGTCAGAGCGCCGCCGAGCCCCCGGCTCCCACGCCGGCGCCGGCGCCCGCGCCCTCGGGCGGCTGGTTGAGCGCGCTTTTTGGAACTTTGTTCGGGACCAAGCCGGCCGCGCAGCCGCAGGCGGCCCCGCCAGCCGAGCCCGTGGACGCGCTCGAAGCCGCGCTGACGAAAATCCGCGAAACGCTCGCGCCCGCCGCCGGCGCCGAGCAGCAGGCCGGGCTCGACGAATTGCTGGGACGGATCTTCGCCTCGGCGAAGGGCTGA
- the thrB gene encoding homoserine kinase — MAVYTEVDDEELIGFLAGYDLGALLSCKGIAEGVENSNYYLHTSAGSFILTLYEKRVAEADLPFFLGLMEHLSAKGLGCPQPVRDRAGAALGRLADRPAAIVTFLDGYSIHHPEPAHCARLGEALAQLHLAGADFPLRRANALSVGGWRPLYAPFSARAGEVAEDLSAIVATELETLERDWPRGLPEGVIHADLFPDNVFFLGDRVSGLIDFYFACVDSLAYDLAICLNAWCFDAAGSYDAEKGAALLESYTRARPLTAAEAEAFPLLARGAALRFLLTRFVDWLNVPPGALVRPKDPREYLARLRFHRTIGSARDYGLGA, encoded by the coding sequence ATGGCCGTCTACACGGAAGTCGACGACGAGGAGCTGATCGGCTTTCTCGCCGGCTACGACCTCGGCGCGCTCTTGTCTTGCAAGGGCATCGCCGAAGGGGTCGAGAACTCCAATTATTACCTGCATACGAGCGCCGGCAGCTTCATCCTCACCCTCTATGAGAAGCGCGTCGCCGAGGCCGATCTGCCCTTCTTCCTGGGGCTGATGGAGCACCTCTCCGCCAAGGGCCTCGGCTGCCCGCAGCCGGTGCGCGACCGCGCCGGCGCGGCGCTGGGGCGGCTCGCGGACCGGCCGGCGGCGATCGTCACCTTTCTCGACGGCTATTCCATCCATCATCCCGAGCCCGCCCATTGCGCGCGGCTCGGCGAGGCGCTGGCGCAGCTGCATCTGGCGGGCGCGGATTTTCCGCTGCGCCGCGCCAACGCCCTATCGGTCGGCGGCTGGCGGCCGCTCTATGCGCCTTTTTCCGCCCGCGCCGGCGAGGTGGCGGAGGATTTGAGCGCGATCGTCGCCACAGAGCTGGAGACGCTGGAGCGCGACTGGCCCCGCGGCCTGCCGGAGGGGGTGATCCACGCCGATCTCTTCCCGGACAATGTGTTCTTCCTCGGCGATCGCGTCTCCGGCCTCATCGATTTCTATTTCGCTTGCGTCGATTCGCTGGCCTATGATCTCGCCATCTGCCTCAACGCTTGGTGCTTCGACGCCGCCGGAAGCTATGACGCCGAAAAGGGCGCCGCGCTGCTGGAGTCTTACACGCGCGCGCGGCCGTTGACGGCGGCAGAGGCGGAGGCGTTTCCGCTGCTCGCGCGCGGCGCGGCCCTGCGCTTTCTGCTGACGCGCTTCGTCGATTGGCTGAATGTGCCGCCGGGCGCGCTGGTGAGGCCCAAGGACCCGCGCGAATATCTCGCCCGCCTGCGCTTCCACCGGACGATCGGCTCCGCGCGCGACTATGGCCTCGGCGCATGA
- a CDS encoding glycosyltransferase family 2 protein, protein MILALLQFLVDSVWLVAALIMILIGAGFVAIIARFLFDQLRGARDPEAVVLPEDELPHVLLQIPVFNEAEVTEQALRCVAELDWPKDRLHIQLLDDSTDETPVRAEAVAIELRARGVDIHHVRRADRSGFKAGACAEGLKLFDAPYIAMLDADFRPPADWLRRTVPLLVKDDRAGFVQSRCEFSNYRKNWLTRAQGLVQDGHFLVEQRTRALAGWLFQFNGTGGIWRRQTIEAAGGWSDYSLCEDLDLTVRAALGGWHGIFVSEPPIPGQVPEGLRDYRRQQRRWSNGFVQVAQKTVLPLWNAPWSLTRRVAAIVLIVHQIFFPTAAIGLICLLLGVILRGSLAPYLPVLEFIFLETLVVVLGFTLLPYLALKRGSLTDYVKTMVSVPPLMIYLAFSNGAKILQTMRGRKSTFKRTPKTEVTTATIQEAE, encoded by the coding sequence TTGATCCTCGCTCTTCTGCAGTTTCTCGTCGATAGCGTCTGGCTCGTCGCGGCGCTGATCATGATCCTGATCGGCGCCGGCTTCGTCGCGATCATCGCCCGCTTCCTCTTCGATCAATTGCGCGGCGCGCGCGATCCCGAGGCCGTCGTCCTGCCCGAGGATGAGCTGCCGCATGTGCTGCTGCAGATCCCCGTCTTCAACGAGGCCGAGGTAACGGAGCAGGCGCTGCGCTGCGTCGCCGAGCTCGATTGGCCCAAGGACCGGCTGCATATTCAGCTGCTCGACGATTCGACCGACGAGACGCCCGTGCGCGCCGAGGCGGTGGCGATCGAGCTGCGCGCCAGAGGCGTCGACATTCATCATGTGCGCCGCGCCGATCGCTCCGGCTTCAAGGCCGGCGCCTGCGCCGAGGGGCTGAAGCTCTTCGACGCGCCCTATATCGCCATGCTGGACGCCGATTTCCGTCCGCCGGCCGACTGGCTGCGCCGCACCGTGCCGCTGCTGGTGAAGGACGATCGCGCCGGCTTCGTGCAATCGCGCTGCGAATTCTCCAATTATCGCAAGAATTGGCTGACGCGGGCGCAAGGTCTCGTGCAGGACGGCCATTTCCTCGTCGAGCAGCGCACGCGCGCGCTCGCCGGCTGGCTGTTCCAATTCAACGGCACCGGCGGTATCTGGCGCCGCCAGACGATCGAGGCCGCCGGCGGCTGGTCCGATTACTCGCTGTGCGAGGATTTGGATCTCACCGTGCGCGCGGCGCTCGGCGGATGGCATGGCATCTTCGTTTCCGAGCCGCCCATTCCCGGCCAGGTGCCGGAAGGCCTGCGCGACTATCGCCGCCAGCAGCGCCGCTGGTCCAACGGCTTCGTGCAAGTGGCGCAAAAGACCGTTCTGCCGCTGTGGAACGCGCCTTGGTCGCTGACCCGCCGCGTCGCCGCGATCGTGCTCATCGTGCATCAAATCTTCTTCCCGACGGCGGCGATCGGCCTCATCTGCCTGCTGCTCGGCGTGATCCTGCGCGGCTCGCTGGCGCCCTATCTGCCGGTGCTGGAATTCATCTTCCTCGAGACGCTGGTCGTCGTGCTCGGCTTCACGCTTCTGCCCTATCTGGCGCTGAAGCGCGGCTCGCTGACCGATTATGTGAAGACCATGGTCTCGGTGCCGCCGCTGATGATCTATCTCGCCTTCTCCAATGGCGCGAAGATCCTGCAGACGATGCGCGGCCGCAAATCCACCTTCAAGCGCACGCCGAAGACCGAAGTGACGACGGCGACGATCCAGGAAGCGGAGTGA